A genome region from Dolichospermum compactum NIES-806 includes the following:
- a CDS encoding DUF1611 domain-containing protein, protein MRLSLNQKIAILLHEGITGVQGKTGLSILRYSESPIVAVIDRETVGKSLVELTGIQRDVPIVASLTAALQYKPEVLVIGIAPKGGAVPDDYWLDIKDALKAGMSLVNGLHTSMANIPELNALLKPGQLIWDVRKEPANLDVASAMAQNLPCRRVLTVGTDMAIGKMSTSLELHRVAKLRGIRSKFLATGQTGLMLEGEGVALDAVRVDFAAGAVEQLVMRFGQHYDILQIEGQGSLLHPGSTATLPLIRGSQPTHLILVHQAGQTHNRNNPHVPIPALSEVIRMYEIVASGAGAFRPVPVVGIALNTRNLREVEAKNAIAQIIAETKLPCTDPVRFGAGLLLDAVMQS, encoded by the coding sequence GTGCGTCTGTCGCTTAATCAAAAAATAGCAATTCTTCTCCATGAGGGAATTACTGGAGTTCAAGGAAAAACTGGGTTATCAATTTTACGCTACAGCGAGTCCCCCATTGTGGCGGTGATTGACAGAGAAACTGTAGGTAAATCTTTAGTCGAGTTAACAGGTATTCAGCGAGATGTGCCAATTGTGGCATCTTTAACGGCAGCTTTACAGTACAAGCCGGAAGTTTTGGTAATTGGGATTGCACCTAAAGGTGGTGCTGTTCCTGATGATTATTGGCTGGATATCAAAGATGCCCTCAAGGCGGGAATGTCTTTGGTAAATGGGTTACATACATCAATGGCAAATATACCGGAGTTAAATGCCCTCCTTAAACCAGGACAATTAATTTGGGATGTCCGCAAAGAACCAGCTAATTTAGATGTAGCATCGGCAATGGCGCAAAATCTGCCTTGTCGGCGGGTGTTGACGGTGGGAACGGATATGGCTATTGGCAAAATGTCAACTAGTCTGGAATTGCACCGGGTGGCTAAGTTGCGGGGTATCCGTTCTAAGTTTTTGGCCACTGGTCAAACTGGGTTAATGTTGGAAGGGGAAGGGGTGGCTTTAGACGCTGTTCGGGTAGATTTTGCTGCTGGTGCGGTGGAACAGTTGGTAATGCGTTTTGGTCAACATTACGATATTTTGCAAATTGAGGGGCAAGGTTCTCTTTTACACCCTGGTTCAACGGCAACTTTACCTTTAATTCGCGGTTCTCAGCCTACACATTTGATATTAGTGCATCAAGCAGGACAAACTCATAACCGTAATAATCCTCATGTACCGATTCCCGCTTTATCTGAGGTGATTCGGATGTATGAAATTGTTGCCAGTGGTGCGGGGGCTTTTCGTCCTGTTCCTGTGGTGGGAATTGCTTTGAATACTCGGAATTTGAGGGAAGTGGAGGCGAAAAATGCGATCGCTCAAATTATAGCAGAAACTAAGTTACCTTGTACAGATCCTGTTCGGTTTGGGGCTGGGTTATTATTGGATGCTGTTATGCAGAGTTGA
- a CDS encoding dipeptide epimerase, with amino-acid sequence MQIKFQTFTVNKRFPLTISRGTTAQTTNIWLQITAEGITGWGEASPFGVGNHRQSTEKIQENLQQIIPALQKYSPWQRQEIEALLEQMQIPSAVKAAVDMALYDWLGKRVNLPLWQLWGLDRNAIVPTSVTIGINSPAGARARTRDWLQFMDVQLLKVKLGSTEGIEADQKMLLAVREEAAGKDVFVDANGGWNLMDAINMCNWLADLEIKYVEQPLVRGEEANLAELKKHSPLPIFVDESCFTSADIPQLANYVDGINIKLMKSGGITEAMRMVNTAKAHNLQVMFGCYSDSCLANTAALQLAPLADYLDLDSHLNLTDDPFTGAVVENGRVLPNNLPGLGVKHCASVA; translated from the coding sequence ATGCAAATCAAATTTCAAACCTTCACCGTCAACAAACGATTTCCCCTTACAATTAGTCGCGGCACAACAGCACAAACAACAAATATCTGGTTACAAATTACCGCAGAAGGAATTACAGGTTGGGGGGAAGCATCTCCTTTTGGTGTAGGCAACCATAGGCAATCTACGGAGAAAATCCAAGAAAATTTGCAGCAAATCATACCTGCTTTACAAAAATATAGCCCTTGGCAACGGCAGGAAATTGAGGCACTATTAGAACAAATGCAAATTCCGTCCGCAGTCAAAGCGGCTGTGGATATGGCATTATATGATTGGTTGGGTAAGCGTGTGAATTTGCCATTGTGGCAATTGTGGGGACTGGATAGAAATGCTATAGTGCCAACATCGGTAACAATTGGCATTAATTCCCCAGCAGGTGCAAGGGCAAGGACGCGAGACTGGTTACAATTTATGGATGTGCAGTTGTTAAAAGTCAAATTAGGTTCAACTGAGGGAATAGAAGCAGATCAAAAAATGTTGTTAGCGGTACGGGAAGAAGCTGCCGGAAAAGATGTATTTGTTGATGCTAACGGAGGTTGGAATTTAATGGATGCCATAAATATGTGTAATTGGTTAGCTGATTTGGAAATCAAGTATGTAGAACAGCCTTTAGTAAGAGGTGAAGAAGCAAATTTAGCCGAATTGAAAAAACATTCCCCCTTACCAATTTTTGTAGATGAAAGTTGCTTTACCAGTGCCGATATTCCCCAATTAGCTAATTATGTTGATGGTATTAATATCAAATTAATGAAATCTGGGGGAATCACCGAAGCTATGCGAATGGTGAATACAGCCAAAGCCCATAATTTACAAGTCATGTTTGGCTGTTATTCTGATAGTTGTCTTGCTAATACCGCCGCTTTACAACTTGCACCACTGGCTGATTATTTGGATTTAGATAGTCACTTAAATCTAACTGATGATCCTTTTACTGGTGCAGTGGTGGAAAATGGGCGAGTTTTGCCGAATAATTTACCTGGTTTGGGAGTGAAACATTGTGCGTCTGTCGCTTAA
- a CDS encoding DUF4276 family protein codes for MMRVNIFVEGQTEETFVRELLYNHFLQQNIYVNPILIGGAVTYGKIRKELYRKCSEDSTAFVTTMLDLYGLPKDFPGKSSIPTTANLFEKAEYLEQQMGVDIGVQNFIPNLLVHEFEGLLYSNPQSFLGWFDQNIVEQLQRERESFSAPEHINDSPITAPSKRILRCCPGYDKPLHGSLIAMDIGLDTIRKQCQHFDKWLTKLENIK; via the coding sequence CTTTACAATCATTTTCTGCAACAAAATATATATGTTAACCCTATACTTATAGGAGGTGCGGTAACTTATGGAAAAATCAGAAAAGAATTATATCGTAAATGTTCTGAAGATAGCACCGCTTTTGTAACTACGATGTTAGATTTGTATGGACTACCAAAAGATTTTCCCGGTAAAAGTTCTATTCCCACTACAGCTAATCTTTTTGAGAAAGCTGAATATCTTGAACAACAAATGGGTGTAGATATTGGAGTCCAAAATTTTATTCCTAATTTATTGGTGCATGAGTTTGAGGGACTTCTCTATAGTAATCCACAATCTTTTTTAGGATGGTTTGATCAAAACATAGTAGAACAGCTACAGCGTGAACGTGAATCATTTTCTGCACCTGAACATATTAATGATAGTCCGATAACAGCACCTTCTAAACGTATTCTTCGATGTTGTCCTGGATATGATAAACCGTTACATGGTTCTTTAATTGCTATGGATATCGGATTGGATACAATACGTAAACAGTGTCAGCATTTCGATAAATGGTTAACAAAATTGGAAAATATCAAGTAG